TGGGTGCGGCAACAAGCACAGGGGAGTCGGGTGCTCAACACCTTCGCGTACACCTGCGGCTTCGGGGTCAATGCGGCGCTGGGCGGCGCAGTCAGCGTCAAGAATCTCGATCTGTCGCGCAAGGTGCTGAGCTGGGGCCAGGAGAATTACGCCCTGAGCGGCGTCACCACCCCCGACACCGATTTCGTTTACGGTGACGTGTTTGACTGGCTGGGGCGGCTCGGCAAGCGCGGCGAACAGTTCGACTTGGTGATTCTCGACCCGCCGAGTTTTGCCCGCAGCAAGGCGGGCGTCTGGCGCAGCGAGCGCGATTATGCCCGCTTACTGGCGCTGGCGGCCAGCGTCACCGCGCCGGGCGGGCAGGTGCTGGCGCTGTGCAACCACGCTGGACTCGCTCCCGCCGCCTTTGACACAATGCTCAGCGCGGGCGCGGCGCTGGCCGGCAGGCGAATGAGTGTTACGGCCCGCTTCGGCGCGGGTCAGGATTACCCGGGGGCTGAGCACCTTAAAGTGCGGGCGCTGAAACTGGTCTGAGCCTGAGCTGCCTTCACTCTGAGGAGTCCTCACCCCAAACAGACAACCTGCCTGCTCCGTTTGCCGCCGCGCAGTACCCTGAAGTTATGACCGCCTCCGCGACCCATTCCGAACAGCTTCAAGCCGACCTGACCGCGCCCTTGCGCGTGCTGATCTGCGACGAGATGAACCCTGGCAACCTCGACTTTCCCGGCTTCGAGCTGGAATACGAGGGCAACTTGCCGCGTGAGGAAACCCTGCGCCGCTTGCCCGACTTCGACGCGCTGATTACCCGCAGCCGTACCAAAGTCGATAAAGAG
The window above is part of the Deinococcus detaillensis genome. Proteins encoded here:
- a CDS encoding class I SAM-dependent rRNA methyltransferase, giving the protein MPVRAALLPALPPQLARLVKQCSAQRNDLPAQGTTFYRAVHTTETGGLFALERAGSVGVLSLYADFSAEQEVELAAACAELGLSGLYLKRRPREARHAANVEREWLSPPQPIWGQDLPELTALENGVPYLIRPGHDLSIGLFSDARPARAWVRQQAQGSRVLNTFAYTCGFGVNAALGGAVSVKNLDLSRKVLSWGQENYALSGVTTPDTDFVYGDVFDWLGRLGKRGEQFDLVILDPPSFARSKAGVWRSERDYARLLALAASVTAPGGQVLALCNHAGLAPAAFDTMLSAGAALAGRRMSVTARFGAGQDYPGAEHLKVRALKLV